The Bernardetia litoralis DSM 6794 genome includes a window with the following:
- a CDS encoding BspA family leucine-rich repeat surface protein, producing MKHISIPPLNNIKTSMVFASLLFLTLFFAGLSKQTVNAQAFRTTWITTDGTITIPTNGGGYNYDISWTNLTNAGVGNASAIAQTGSYTINGLTNGDTYEVAITGDFPRFYMNDNAIEKTKLWTIEEWGDIEWSSMASAFYGCSNLTYTATDNPDLTGVTDMSYMFASCTFFNGNIGGWNTSAVTSMSATFSRATSFNQDIGGWNTSAVTNMSTMFSAATAFNQDIGGWNTSAVMSMGGMFQLATSFNQDIGRWNTSAVTDMFGMFGNAPSFNQDISGWNTSAVTNMGGMFNNADAFNQDIGRWNTSAVTNMRGMFAGTNSFNQDIGGWNTSVVTNMISMFASTESFNQDISGWNTSAVTSMSTMFQFADAFNQDIGGWNTSAVTNMSRMFNLATSFNQDIGGWNITAVTSMDFMLNNSALNIANYDATLIGWEAQNVQPNVNLGALNLQYCNAVTERNRLISAPNNWTIVGDAISCPLAEINVVGNVNTIPSGTTSTSTNNGTDFGDVIACLNTTEVVSFTIQNTGDGVLNITGISSTGTNATDFVINSIPTSVAVGGSEIFTITFSPSGIGNRVATIEILNNDVDEGTYTFVVNGNGLAETQNPTITAPAPVIANTDIGMCTASVILGTPVANDDCGTPTVTNNAPASFTIGNTTVTWTATDRSGNTASATQIITITDNENPIITVSPTLTANTDAGICTASNVLEIPIVSDNCGIPTITNDAPPSFPIGNTTITWTATDAAGNTASATQIITVTDNEDPTIIAPPNVNVDCPVDVILGTATTTDDCGIVTLTNNAPTVFPYGVTEVTWTATDDSGNVATAIQSVTVLDVINPIMADPVSVNLLIDVGLCTVTNNLTEPTISDNCAIASVTNNAPTDFPLGTTIVTWTATDEARNTTTKIQTVNVTRGAAFVGVTISSLDTVICSNETTTFKAEGANSYVFYRNGVPMTSPSSINEYAPPVGTFQTGDQIWVIGETNGCPDTSRIMTMIVHPLPVVDLGVDRYKCKTDTARLVAPEGDFIYDWKTLDENGDIISVGNGNDTLFALDTGTYFIRLENTLTGCSTISNRVKVFNYDDDVVVDLGEDKTVCDPSDLPYRLVGSDLSHLNGTTYKWYVAGDDTIIGEDSVLDITIENTYSLVVEDPRGCQISDTIRINFTPTPDFVITGHENPNCSTFDTLHIERTNVRGMIINWFGNGIVSTSDSNKVAIVNVSGIYTATIIDTTTEANCSYTQSVEVFVRPNIELGLTSTTDTLRLCEGDSLVLDAFRPEHNDNFTYQWRIIESNQTVSTNSEIAINYEMVDNYIANRFEIKVTDPNLIGGGTCSILDTVIVRFDRKSGVQIDSTFIKTLCLGQTQMLSAVGADSYLWSNGETTQTIEVTPTETGYYTFIVNGIFSTPNLCGASADTIKFRVVPVPEIDIPESLVICENDSIEINAFLPSHEPRYIYEWIDENTGEVIDTLANHVFKQDSANINYEPQTYKVGVYDTLGGGRCGAESLITVTFNRTAITEITASDTLVCVGEEITLRATGATNFTWNTGETTQEITISSDSAGVFRYTVLGTYGDDATQNVCDSTGTSILIQFKDIPKITLNKPDTISICAGDSVQFIANGGFTYSWSHSPAENSDTVVVFPTDTTTYIVTGFDTLGCSSTDTTVVLVQPQIDLGSEQQLCEGDTAIIGAPRPYGATYLWNTGETSDSIRIRRSGLYYVEVSINECSYTDSVQINFIEPPILSAKDTILCFEDENSDVIFHQIGVEIENYDSTARYRYQWFDENENLVGQDSLLNVEFGGVYLARVTVEYANSCTSITSLEVEANCDPQIFIPSAFTPNQDRLNEEWEIFGRFYSNLRINVLDRWGMEIYAATQKNSSDEIKFWDGTYKGEKVPAGVYYYEVTYTSPTDPSKTIKQTGTVTIIY from the coding sequence ATGAAACATATTTCTATACCACCTTTGAATAATATTAAAACCTCAATGGTTTTTGCTTCTTTACTCTTTCTTACTTTATTCTTTGCAGGACTAAGCAAACAGACAGTAAATGCTCAAGCCTTCCGTACTACGTGGATAACTACAGACGGAACAATTACTATCCCCACTAATGGAGGGGGATACAACTATGACATTTCTTGGACAAACCTAACTAATGCAGGAGTAGGAAATGCTTCTGCAATAGCACAAACAGGAAGTTATACTATTAATGGCTTAACAAATGGCGATACGTATGAAGTAGCTATTACAGGAGATTTTCCTCGTTTTTATATGAATGATAATGCCATAGAGAAAACAAAATTATGGACTATAGAAGAATGGGGAGATATAGAATGGAGTAGCATGGCATCTGCTTTTTATGGTTGTTCAAACCTTACTTATACTGCTACTGACAACCCTGACCTTACTGGGGTAACAGATATGTCATACATGTTTGCAAGTTGTACTTTTTTTAATGGAAACATTGGTGGATGGAATACAAGTGCAGTAACGAGTATGAGTGCTACGTTTTCTAGAGCTACTTCTTTTAATCAAGATATTGGTGGATGGAACACGAGTGCAGTAACTAATATGAGTACTATGTTTTCTGCGGCAACTGCTTTTAATCAAGATATTGGTGGGTGGAACACAAGTGCAGTAATGAGTATGGGTGGCATGTTTCAACTTGCTACTTCTTTTAATCAAGATATTGGTAGATGGAATACAAGTGCAGTAACTGATATGTTTGGCATGTTTGGTAATGCCCCTTCTTTTAATCAAGATATTAGTGGATGGAATACAAGTGCAGTAACTAATATGGGTGGCATGTTTAATAATGCTGATGCTTTCAATCAAGATATTGGTAGATGGAATACAAGTGCAGTAACTAATATGAGAGGTATGTTTGCAGGAACTAATTCCTTTAACCAAGATATAGGTGGATGGAACACAAGTGTAGTAACTAATATGATTTCCATGTTTGCTTCTACTGAATCTTTTAATCAAGATATTAGTGGATGGAATACAAGTGCAGTAACGAGTATGAGTACCATGTTTCAATTTGCTGATGCTTTCAATCAGGATATTGGTGGATGGAATACGAGTGCAGTAACGAATATGAGTAGAATGTTTAATCTTGCAACCTCTTTTAATCAAGATATTGGTGGATGGAATATAACAGCAGTTACTAGTATGGATTTTATGTTAAATAACTCAGCTCTAAATATTGCTAATTACGACGCAACTTTAATAGGTTGGGAAGCACAAAATGTACAACCCAATGTAAATTTAGGAGCATTAAATCTACAATACTGTAATGCAGTAACAGAAAGAAACAGACTTATTTCTGCACCAAATAATTGGACGATTGTAGGAGATGCTATTTCCTGTCCTTTAGCAGAAATAAATGTGGTAGGAAATGTAAATACTATTCCTAGTGGAACTACTTCTACAAGCACAAACAATGGTACTGATTTTGGAGATGTTATAGCTTGTTTGAACACTACTGAGGTAGTAAGTTTCACTATTCAAAATACAGGCGATGGTGTATTGAATATTACTGGAATTAGTAGCACAGGAACAAATGCAACTGACTTCGTAATAAATTCTATTCCTACAAGTGTAGCAGTAGGTGGAAGTGAAATCTTTACGATTACATTTAGTCCTTCTGGAATAGGGAATAGAGTAGCTACAATCGAAATTTTAAACAATGATGTCGATGAAGGAACATACACTTTTGTTGTAAATGGAAATGGACTAGCAGAAACACAAAATCCTACAATTACAGCTCCTGCACCAGTAATAGCTAATACAGATATAGGAATGTGTACAGCTTCTGTGATTTTAGGAACACCTGTTGCAAATGATGATTGTGGTACTCCAACTGTTACAAACAATGCCCCTGCTTCCTTCACTATTGGAAACACTACTGTAACTTGGACAGCAACTGATAGGTCAGGAAATACAGCTTCGGCTACGCAAATTATAACTATTACAGACAATGAAAATCCAATAATTACAGTTTCTCCAACACTAACGGCTAATACAGATGCAGGAATTTGTACAGCTTCTAATGTTTTGGAAATACCTATTGTATCTGATAATTGTGGAATTCCAACTATTACAAATGATGCTCCTCCTTCTTTTCCTATTGGAAACACTACCATAACTTGGACAGCAACTGATGCAGCAGGAAATACAGCTTCAGCTACACAAATTATAACAGTTACAGATAATGAAGACCCAACTATTATAGCACCACCTAATGTAAATGTTGATTGTCCTGTTGATGTAATTTTGGGAACTGCTACAACGACAGATGATTGTGGCATAGTAACTCTAACTAACAATGCCCCAACTGTTTTTCCGTATGGAGTAACTGAGGTAACTTGGACAGCTACAGATGATTCAGGAAATGTAGCCACAGCAATACAATCTGTGACTGTTTTAGATGTAATCAATCCAATTATGGCAGATCCTGTTTCTGTAAACTTGCTAATAGATGTAGGACTTTGTACAGTAACTAATAATCTAACAGAACCCACAATAAGTGATAACTGTGCGATTGCAAGTGTTACAAATAATGCACCAACAGATTTTCCATTAGGAACAACAATCGTAACTTGGACAGCAACTGATGAAGCAAGAAATACTACAACCAAAATACAAACAGTAAATGTAACTCGTGGTGCAGCCTTTGTAGGAGTAACTATTTCTTCTTTAGATACCGTGATTTGTTCAAACGAAACCACTACTTTCAAAGCAGAGGGAGCAAATTCCTATGTTTTTTATAGAAATGGAGTACCAATGACTTCTCCCAGTTCAATAAATGAATATGCTCCACCAGTTGGCACTTTCCAAACTGGTGATCAGATTTGGGTAATTGGAGAAACAAATGGTTGTCCAGATACAAGCCGTATCATGACGATGATTGTTCATCCTCTCCCTGTTGTAGATTTGGGGGTAGATAGATACAAATGTAAAACAGATACAGCTAGACTTGTTGCTCCAGAAGGCGATTTTATTTATGATTGGAAAACACTTGATGAAAATGGCGATATTATTTCAGTAGGCAATGGTAATGATACACTTTTTGCTTTAGATACAGGAACATATTTTATTCGATTAGAAAATACACTTACAGGTTGTTCAACAATAAGTAACCGAGTAAAAGTATTTAATTATGATGATGATGTAGTTGTAGATTTGGGAGAAGACAAAACAGTTTGTGACCCATCTGATTTACCTTATAGATTGGTAGGAAGTGATTTATCACATCTAAATGGAACAACTTACAAATGGTATGTGGCAGGAGATGATACAATTATCGGAGAAGATTCTGTATTAGACATAACAATCGAAAATACATATAGTTTAGTTGTAGAAGACCCACGAGGTTGTCAAATAAGTGATACTATTCGTATTAATTTTACGCCAACTCCTGACTTTGTTATTACTGGACACGAAAATCCAAATTGTTCTACCTTTGATACCCTTCATATTGAAAGAACCAATGTCAGAGGAATGATTATTAATTGGTTTGGAAATGGAATTGTTTCTACTTCAGATTCTAATAAAGTAGCTATTGTCAATGTAAGTGGAATTTATACAGCAACTATAATCGATACCACTACGGAAGCAAATTGTTCTTATACGCAATCTGTGGAGGTATTTGTTCGTCCAAATATTGAATTAGGATTAACCTCTACAACTGATACATTACGACTTTGTGAAGGAGATTCTTTAGTCTTAGATGCTTTCCGTCCAGAACACAATGATAATTTTACCTATCAATGGAGAATAATTGAAAGCAATCAAACAGTTTCTACAAATTCAGAAATTGCTATTAATTATGAAATGGTAGATAATTACATAGCCAATCGTTTTGAAATAAAAGTAACTGACCCAAATCTAATAGGAGGAGGAACTTGTAGTATTTTAGATACTGTAATTGTTCGTTTTGATAGAAAATCAGGAGTTCAAATTGATTCTACCTTTATAAAAACATTGTGTTTAGGGCAAACTCAAATGCTTTCAGCAGTTGGAGCAGATTCTTATTTATGGAGCAATGGAGAAACAACTCAAACCATTGAAGTAACACCAACCGAAACAGGTTATTATACTTTTATTGTAAATGGAATATTTTCTACTCCAAATTTATGTGGTGCAAGTGCAGATACAATCAAATTTAGAGTTGTTCCTGTTCCAGAAATTGATATTCCAGAAAGTCTAGTTATTTGTGAGAATGATTCTATTGAAATTAATGCCTTTTTGCCTTCTCATGAACCTCGTTATATTTATGAATGGATTGATGAAAATACAGGAGAAGTTATTGATACGTTAGCAAATCACGTTTTCAAACAAGATTCTGCCAATATCAATTACGAGCCTCAAACCTATAAAGTAGGTGTTTATGATACACTTGGTGGTGGGCGTTGTGGTGCAGAAAGCCTAATAACAGTTACATTTAATAGAACAGCAATCACAGAAATTACAGCTTCTGATACGCTTGTTTGTGTAGGCGAAGAAATTACACTTCGTGCAACTGGTGCAACTAATTTCACTTGGAATACAGGAGAAACGACACAAGAAATAACCATTTCTTCAGATTCGGCAGGTGTCTTTAGATATACAGTTTTAGGAACTTATGGAGATGATGCTACTCAAAATGTTTGTGATAGCACAGGAACAAGTATTTTGATACAATTTAAAGACATTCCAAAAATTACTCTAAACAAACCAGATACAATCAGTATTTGTGCAGGTGATTCAGTTCAATTTATTGCAAATGGTGGGTTTACTTATTCTTGGTCGCATTCACCAGCAGAAAATAGTGATACAGTTGTAGTTTTTCCAACTGATACAACAACCTATATAGTTACAGGATTTGATACGCTAGGTTGCTCAAGTACAGATACAACAGTTGTTTTGGTTCAGCCTCAAATAGATTTGGGTTCAGAACAACAACTTTGTGAAGGAGATACAGCTATTATTGGTGCGCCTCGTCCTTATGGTGCAACTTATTTATGGAATACAGGAGAAACTTCGGATTCTATTCGTATTCGTAGAAGTGGTTTGTATTATGTAGAAGTAAGTATCAATGAATGTAGTTATACAGATAGTGTTCAAATAAATTTCATTGAACCACCAATCTTATCGGCTAAAGATACAATCTTGTGTTTTGAAGACGAAAATTCAGATGTTATTTTCCATCAAATTGGAGTAGAAATAGAAAATTATGACTCTACTGCTCGTTATCGTTATCAATGGTTTGATGAAAATGAAAATTTAGTCGGACAAGATTCACTTCTAAATGTAGAATTTGGAGGCGTTTATTTAGCACGAGTAACGGTTGAATATGCGAACTCTTGTACATCAATTACAAGCCTAGAAGTAGAAGCAAATTGCGACCCTCAAATATTTATTCCAAGTGCATTTACGCCAAATCAAGATAGATTAAATGAAGAATGGGAAATATTCGGACGTTTTTATTCTAATCTTCGTATTAATGTTCTTGACCGTTGGGGAATGGAGATTTACGCAGCTACTCAAAAAAATAGCAGTGATGAAATCAAATTTTGGGATGGTACATACAAAGGTGAAAAAGTGCCAGCAGGAGTTTATTATTATGAAGTAACTTATACTAGCCCAACTGACCCAAGTAAAACAATAAAACAAACAGGAACAGTTACGATTATTTATTAA
- a CDS encoding ABC transporter ATP-binding protein: MPENPNLIEINNLSVTFKGENGNHKAVQNVNLKLKKGETVGIVGESGSGKTVTSLSMMRLLPDAPYCNTEGEILFNSRQYGEVNLLKLPFDKLRQLRGNEISMIFQEPMTSLNPVFTCGNQVFESIIRHEEVTKQAAKERVIQLFEKVHLSNPERIYNAYPHEISGGQKQRVMIAMALACNPLLLIADEPTTALDVTVQAAILEILRELRETEDMSVVFITHDLGVVAEFADRIIVMYQGKIVEEGAVWDIFSNPQHPYTKGLLACRPRLDLKLRVLPVVSDFMATDEHGHISEITEAKFQSVGQALMLNFQSEAELKKHHERLVLQTPLLQIKNLTKEFVKTKGFFSNKKETVRAVNDVSFDVYPGEILGLVGESGCGKSTLGRSLLRLVEPTSGEVIFEGKNILELNQKEMRAIRKDIQIIFQDPYGSLNPRMTIGEIIMEPMRIHSIMNNDKERRAYVIELLETVNLNAYHFNRYPHEFSGGQRQRICIARALALQPKFIICDESVSALDVSVQAQVLNLLNELKAKFNLTYIFISHDLAVVKFIADRILVMKDGQIVETGFSEDIYEKPKRTYTRQLIQAIPRGDLDTIRRIMLKRKLQKSS; encoded by the coding sequence ATGCCTGAAAACCCTAATTTAATTGAAATAAATAATTTATCTGTTACTTTTAAAGGAGAAAACGGAAATCATAAGGCTGTACAAAATGTAAATCTCAAATTAAAAAAAGGAGAAACAGTTGGTATTGTTGGGGAGTCTGGTTCTGGTAAAACAGTTACTTCGCTTTCTATGATGCGACTTTTGCCTGATGCTCCTTATTGTAATACAGAAGGAGAAATTTTATTTAATTCAAGACAATATGGAGAGGTAAATTTATTAAAATTACCTTTTGACAAACTGCGTCAGCTTAGAGGAAATGAAATATCAATGATTTTTCAAGAACCCATGACCTCTCTAAATCCTGTTTTTACGTGTGGAAATCAAGTATTCGAATCCATCATAAGACACGAAGAAGTTACAAAACAAGCTGCTAAAGAAAGAGTAATCCAACTTTTTGAAAAAGTTCATTTAAGCAATCCAGAACGAATTTATAACGCTTACCCTCACGAAATTTCGGGAGGACAAAAACAGCGTGTTATGATAGCTATGGCACTTGCCTGTAACCCCCTTTTACTGATTGCAGACGAACCCACAACGGCACTTGATGTAACCGTACAGGCTGCAATTTTAGAAATTTTGAGAGAATTAAGAGAAACTGAAGATATGTCTGTTGTCTTTATTACACACGATTTGGGCGTAGTGGCTGAATTTGCAGACCGAATTATTGTCATGTATCAAGGAAAAATAGTAGAAGAAGGAGCTGTTTGGGATATTTTTTCAAATCCTCAACACCCTTATACAAAAGGACTTTTGGCGTGTCGTCCTCGTTTAGATTTGAAGTTACGTGTTTTGCCAGTTGTTTCTGACTTCATGGCAACAGACGAACATGGACATATTTCAGAAATTACAGAAGCAAAATTTCAATCTGTTGGGCAAGCCTTGATGCTAAACTTCCAAAGTGAAGCCGAGCTAAAAAAACACCATGAAAGATTAGTATTACAAACACCTTTATTACAAATAAAAAATCTGACTAAAGAATTTGTCAAAACAAAAGGATTCTTTTCAAATAAAAAAGAAACGGTAAGAGCAGTAAATGATGTTTCCTTTGATGTCTATCCTGGTGAAATTTTAGGCTTGGTAGGAGAATCGGGTTGTGGCAAATCTACTTTGGGAAGAAGCCTTTTGAGATTGGTAGAACCTACATCTGGAGAAGTGATTTTTGAAGGAAAAAATATCTTGGAATTGAATCAGAAAGAAATGCGTGCTATCAGAAAAGATATACAAATCATTTTTCAAGACCCTTATGGTTCACTTAATCCTAGAATGACTATTGGAGAAATTATCATGGAACCCATGCGAATTCATTCTATTATGAATAATGACAAGGAAAGAAGAGCTTATGTTATTGAGCTTTTAGAAACTGTAAACCTGAATGCCTATCACTTCAATCGTTATCCTCATGAATTTTCGGGTGGACAGCGTCAGCGTATTTGTATTGCTCGTGCGCTTGCCTTACAACCCAAATTTATTATTTGTGATGAGTCAGTTTCTGCGCTAGATGTTTCGGTACAAGCACAAGTTTTGAATCTTTTGAATGAATTAAAAGCAAAATTTAATCTTACTTATATTTTTATTTCTCACGATTTGGCTGTTGTTAAATTTATTGCTGACCGTATTTTGGTTATGAAAGATGGACAAATTGTAGAAACAGGTTTTTCAGAAGATATTTATGAAAAGCCAAAACGAACTTATACAAGACAACTTATACAAGCCATTCCGAGAGGAGATTTGGATACAATTAGAAGAATTATGCTTAAAAGGAAATTACAAAAGTCTAGTTAA